The Gemmatimonadaceae bacterium genome contains the following window.
GGCCGGCGGACTACGGGCACTACGGTCCCTTCTTCATCCGCATGGCCTGGCACGCCGCCGGCACCTACCGCACCGGCGACGGTCGCGGCGGCGCCTCTGGCGGCACGCAGCGCTTCGCGCCGCTCAACAGCTGGCCGGACAACGGCAACCTCGACAAGGCGCGCCGCCTGCTGTGGCCCATCAAGCAGAAGTACGGCAACACGATCTCCTGGGCCGACCTCTTCGTGTTCACCGGCAACTGCGCCATCGAGTCGATGGGCCTCAAGCCTTTCGGGATGGGCTTCGGCCGCGCCGACATCTGGGAGCCGGAAGAGGACATCTATTGGGGACCTGAGGGTGAGATGCTCGGCGACAAGCGTTACTCGGGCGATCGTGAGCTCGAGAATCCGCTGGCCGCGGTGCAGATGGGGCTCATCTACGTGAACCCCGAGGGCCCGAACGGCAAGCCGGATCCCCTCGCCTCGGCGCGCGACATCCGCGAGACCTTCAAGCGCATGGCGATGAACGACGAAGAAACCGTCGCGCTCGTCGCCGGCGGCCACACCTTCGGCAAGATGCACGGCGCGGGCGACCCGGCGCTCGTGGGCCCTGAGCCCGAAGCCGCGCCGATCGAGGAGCAGGGACTCGGCTGGCGCAACGCGCTCGGCAGCGGCAAGGGCGCCCACACCACGACGTCCGGACTCGAAGGCGCCTGGACGCCGACACCGACGAAGTGGGACAACTCTTACTTCGACACGCTCTTCGGCTGGGAGTGGGAGCTGACCAAGAGCCCGGCTGGCGCCTACATCTGGGAGCCCACCGAGAAGGACAAGGCGCGCACAGTGCCCGACGCGCACGACGCCAGCAAGAAGGTGTTGCCGGCGATGTCGACGGCGGACATGGCGATGCGCATGGACCCGACCTACGAGAAGATCTCGCGGCGCTTCCACCAGAACCCGCAGGAACTCGCCGACGCCTTCGCGCGCGCCTGGTTCAAGCTCACGCATCGCGACATGGGTCCGCGCGAGCGCTACCTCGGCCCTTGGGTGCCGAAGGAAGAGCTGATCTGGCAGGATCCGGTTCCGGCCGTGAACCATCCGCTCATCGACGCGGCCGACATCAAGGCGCTCAAGGCCAAGATCCTCGGTGCGGGGCTCTCGATCTCACAGCTCGTGTACGTGGCCTGGTCGGCGGCTTCGACGTTCCGCAACTCGGACAAGCGCGGTGGCGCGAATGGCGCACGCATCCGACTCGAGCCGCAGAAGGGCTGGGAAGTGAACCAGCCGGCCAAGCTCACGCGCGCCCTGGAGATCTTCGAGACCCTCCAGAAGGAGTTCAACGCCGGCGCGAAGGGCGGCAAGCAGGTCTCGCTGGCGGATCTCATAGTGCTCGGTGGCTGCGCGGCGGTCGAGGCTGCCGCGGCCAAGGCAGGCGTGACGATCGAGCTGCCGTTCACCCCGGGGCGGATGGACGCGTCGCAGGCGCAGACGGACGCGGAGTCCTTCGAGTACCTCGAGCCTGTCGCCGATGGCTTCCGCAACTACCAGAAGCAGCAGTACAGCATCACGGCGGAGGAGCTGCTGGTGGACAAGGCGCAGCTGCTGGCACTCACGGCGCCGGAGATGACGGTGCTCGTCGGCGGCATGCGCGCACTCGGCGCGAACTTCGGCGGGTCCAAGAACGGTGTGTTCACCGACCGACCGGAAACGCTGTCCAACGATTTCTTCGTGAACCTGTTGGATATGGGTACGGAGTGGAAGGCGACGTCGAAGTCGGCCGACACCTTCGAGGGCCGCGACCGCGCCACGGGCGATGTGAAGTGGACGGCCACGCGGGTGGACCTGGTCTTCGGGTCGAACTCGCAGTTGCGGGCGATCGCCGAGGTGTACGGGCAGTCGGATGCGAAGGAGCGCTTCGTGCACGACTTCGGGAAGGCCTGGACGAAGGTGATGGACGCAGACCGGTTCGACGTGGCGTAGGTTCCAGCAGCGCCCACACCAGCCGAGTCGAGGGACCTGAACGTGCGTACTGCGCTCCGTGTTGTGTTCCTGCCCGTGACCCTGCTGGTGTGCGGCTGCCTGAGTTATCAGCCGGTGGACGCCGCACCGTCCCCGGCCACGCGTGTCGTGGTGAGCGCGCGCGAGGGCGAGCTGGCGTTGCTCGCTGCCCATCCGGAAGATCCGAACACGACGATTCGTTGCACCACGCGTTCGGTGTCCG
Protein-coding sequences here:
- the katG gene encoding catalase/peroxidase HPI; this encodes MESKSGASAGKCPVAHGGSTAKPAIGHSNREWWPNQLNLGILHQHSSLSNPMGIDFEYSEEFKKLDVEALKADVIALMTDSQDWWPADYGHYGPFFIRMAWHAAGTYRTGDGRGGASGGTQRFAPLNSWPDNGNLDKARRLLWPIKQKYGNTISWADLFVFTGNCAIESMGLKPFGMGFGRADIWEPEEDIYWGPEGEMLGDKRYSGDRELENPLAAVQMGLIYVNPEGPNGKPDPLASARDIRETFKRMAMNDEETVALVAGGHTFGKMHGAGDPALVGPEPEAAPIEEQGLGWRNALGSGKGAHTTTSGLEGAWTPTPTKWDNSYFDTLFGWEWELTKSPAGAYIWEPTEKDKARTVPDAHDASKKVLPAMSTADMAMRMDPTYEKISRRFHQNPQELADAFARAWFKLTHRDMGPRERYLGPWVPKEELIWQDPVPAVNHPLIDAADIKALKAKILGAGLSISQLVYVAWSAASTFRNSDKRGGANGARIRLEPQKGWEVNQPAKLTRALEIFETLQKEFNAGAKGGKQVSLADLIVLGGCAAVEAAAAKAGVTIELPFTPGRMDASQAQTDAESFEYLEPVADGFRNYQKQQYSITAEELLVDKAQLLALTAPEMTVLVGGMRALGANFGGSKNGVFTDRPETLSNDFFVNLLDMGTEWKATSKSADTFEGRDRATGDVKWTATRVDLVFGSNSQLRAIAEVYGQSDAKERFVHDFGKAWTKVMDADRFDVA